ATTGGCAAAATCCTCAGACGATAAAGAAAGTAGCTCTCGAGGCGGGGATCTGGGATATTTCAGCCAGAATGAGGTAATCCCTGAGATTGGCAAGGCAGCTTTTGAATTAAAAGTTGGAGAGGCAAGTGATCTGGTAAAAACTCCTTTTGGATATATAATTATTAAAGTTGAAGATAAAAAGATTGGAAAATGCAAGGATATGGAAGAGGTAAGGGTCGAAATAAAAAATGTCCTGTTGCAGCGGAAAAAGGACGAAGCGCTTAGGCAATTTATCGAAGGACTTAAGAAAGAGGCTTCTGTAGAAATAAAGATAGAAATAGAACCAGAGAAGTTGGGTATATAAATTTAGTGGATGAAATTTCTGAAGAGAATAATATGGCTATCCCTCGTAATGATAATGTTTAATGAAACGGTTGTGGCAGAAGATTTGATAATTACTAATATAGAGATAAAGGGCACCAAGCGAATAAACGTAGAAAAGATTCTTGGAGTGGTGAGACTAAAAAGTGGAGAAAAGTTTTCACAGAAAGAGCTAAGTGAGGATTTGCAGAGGATATACAAGCTTGGATTTTTTAAGAATATCAGTTCAAAAGCAATGGAAACAAATGAAGGCATAAGTATAATAACAATTGTAAGCGAAAAGCCAATAATGAAAATAGAAATTCTTGGAGAAGAGCTTGATATAAAAAGAGAGTCTGAGAGATTTCTGAATGATGCTGTTGGAGATAAAGAACTTTTTTATAGTAAAGAACAAGAGGGAAAATGGAAGGAAATACTTACAGGTTTTTATAGACAGATGGGCTATTACAAGGTGAAGATAACGTCAGAAGTAAAGATAGATGAGGATAAAAATACAGCATCATTAACATTCAATGTAAAAGAGGGAGATGTTGTTAAAGTTAGAAGTATTGTTTTTGTTGGTAATACAATCTTTGAAGATAAAGAGTTGAAAAAAATTATGCAGATAAAGGAGAAAGCGCTTCTGAGAGACGGAGTATTCAGGGAGCCAGGTTATTTGGAAGGGCTGGATAATCTTACAGCCGTGTATAACAAGGAAGGATATGCAAAGGCGAAAATAACTTCAGAAAGGGTCAAATTGGATGAGGAAAAGAATGAAGTAGAAGTATTGATAAAAATAGAAGAGGGAAGTAAATACAAAGTTGGAAAGATAGAATTAGATGGCAACAAGAACATGAAGACTGAATATATCTTAAGTAATTTTATCCTTAAGCAGGGAGAAATTCTTGACAGAGAAAAATTCAGTAAGGATATGAAATGGCTGGGACAATATTATAAATCAAGGGGATATTTTAAAATTAAAGTAAGCCCCTTTATAACATTTAATGAAGAAGAAAAAAAGGCAGATATTGTAGTAAAGGTAGAAGAAGGGGAAATTCACTATGTTAATAAGATACGGATTGAAGGGAATGAGATTACCAAGGAGAGGGTGATAAGGCAGGAAATAACATTGCTTGAAGGATATGTGCTTAACGCTGTCAGACTGGAACAAAGCATAGATAATTTAAAAAGGCTGGGATATCTTGGAAAAATAAATGTAAAGATGAGGTCTACGTCTGAAAAGAACACTTATGATGTGGTTTTTAAGGTGGAGGATAAGGGTGGAGCCAATATGTTTGAGGCAGGATACAACTATTATACGGACATTTACGGCTCAACAGTGTTTCTGAAGACAGAGGAAATAAACCTGCTTGGAAATGGGCAGAATCTCTCATTGAAAGCTGAATACGGAAAAAGCAAAAAAGATTATTCTGTAATTTTTATAGAGCCGAGATTGTTTGGAACAAAAAATATCCTTGAGCTAGAGTCTCACTTGACAACAACAAACGAAGATTTTTATTGCCTTCAGAGAATAGGGGGGCTTGTAGCAATTAAAA
The sequence above is drawn from the bacterium genome and encodes:
- the bamA gene encoding outer membrane protein assembly factor BamA; translated protein: MKFLKRIIWLSLVMIMFNETVVAEDLIITNIEIKGTKRINVEKILGVVRLKSGEKFSQKELSEDLQRIYKLGFFKNISSKAMETNEGISIITIVSEKPIMKIEILGEELDIKRESERFLNDAVGDKELFYSKEQEGKWKEILTGFYRQMGYYKVKITSEVKIDEDKNTASLTFNVKEGDVVKVRSIVFVGNTIFEDKELKKIMQIKEKALLRDGVFREPGYLEGLDNLTAVYNKEGYAKAKITSERVKLDEEKNEVEVLIKIEEGSKYKVGKIELDGNKNMKTEYILSNFILKQGEILDREKFSKDMKWLGQYYKSRGYFKIKVSPFITFNEEEKKADIVVKVEEGEIHYVNKIRIEGNEITKERVIRQEITLLEGYVLNAVRLEQSIDNLKRLGYLGKINVKMRSTSEKNTYDVVFKVEDKGGANMFEAGYNYYTDIYGSTVFLKTEEINLLGNGQNLSLKAEYGKSKKDYSVIFIEPRLFGTKNILELESHLTTTNEDFYCLQRIGGLVAIKRPVAKYTTASLGYRYEKVNIYDIERSEKGSFPGDQIGVTHLAGIISSVERVTTNDIFCPTKGSMNKLIVDYGSQPLGGSSSYVKSTIESQWYASPVKNWIFMAKMGAGAASKLAGSYVPVYEKFYVGGQGTVRGYEAGELSPQWGADVMCITTLEYRYKFADNVFGSLFWDAGYGWERTKDISFSGLEQGVGLGLAFKFNAGQIRVDYAFPADKIGENGELYFTIGGEF